Proteins from one Nicotiana tabacum cultivar K326 chromosome 23, ASM71507v2, whole genome shotgun sequence genomic window:
- the LOC107779924 gene encoding UMP-CMP kinase 3 isoform X2 yields the protein MVKIVFVIGGPGSGKGTQCKRIAQQFGYTHLSVGELLRQEINSGSETGSMIQKIMKEGKLVPSDVTVRLLQQAMRGMDSDKFLIDGFPRNEENVKTFENLTKMDPEFVLYLDCPQDEMERRLLTRNEGREDDNIETIRKRFKVFMESTLPAVQYYESKGKVKKVDAGKPVDEVFESIKVIFSQRKDDKVRPNRHNHTCLIL from the exons ATGGTCAAAATTGTTTTTGTTATAG GTGGTCCAGGGAGTGGTAAAGGCACGCAATGCAAAAGAATAGCACAACAGTTTGGCTACACTCATCTTAGTGTTGGTGAGCTTCTACGTCAAGAAATCAATTCTGGTTCTGAAACTGG CTCTATGATTCAGAAAATTATGAAGGAGGGGAAGCTTGTTCCTTCAGATGTAACAGTGAGGCTTCTACAACAAGCCATGCGGGGAATGGATAGCGACAAATTCCTTATTGACGGCTTTCCCCGGAATGAAGAGAATGTTAAAACATTTGAGAATCTT ACAAAAATGGATCCTGAGTTTGTCCTTTATCTAGATTGTCCACAAGATGAAATGGAGAGGCGCTTGCTAACAAGAAATGAG GGAAGAGAAGACGATAACATTGAGACAATAAGGAAGCGATTTAAAGTTTTCATGGAGTCAACTCTCCCTGCAGTTCAATATTATGAATCAAAGGGAAAAGTTAAGAAG GTTGATGCTGGAAAACCTGTTGATGAGGTTTTTGAGTCCATCAAAGTCATTTTCTCTCAAAGAAAAGATGATAAGGTGCGACCAAACAGACACAACCACACATGCTTGATACTTTAA
- the LOC107779924 gene encoding UMP-CMP kinase 3 isoform X1, which translates to MESRKEGYRGSGKQKMVKIVFVIGGPGSGKGTQCKRIAQQFGYTHLSVGELLRQEINSGSETGSMIQKIMKEGKLVPSDVTVRLLQQAMRGMDSDKFLIDGFPRNEENVKTFENLTKMDPEFVLYLDCPQDEMERRLLTRNEGREDDNIETIRKRFKVFMESTLPAVQYYESKGKVKKVDAGKPVDEVFESIKVIFSQRKDDKVRPNRHNHTCLIL; encoded by the exons ATGGAGTCACGCAAG GAAGGTTATAGAGGCTCAGGAAAGCAGAAGATGGTCAAAATTGTTTTTGTTATAG GTGGTCCAGGGAGTGGTAAAGGCACGCAATGCAAAAGAATAGCACAACAGTTTGGCTACACTCATCTTAGTGTTGGTGAGCTTCTACGTCAAGAAATCAATTCTGGTTCTGAAACTGG CTCTATGATTCAGAAAATTATGAAGGAGGGGAAGCTTGTTCCTTCAGATGTAACAGTGAGGCTTCTACAACAAGCCATGCGGGGAATGGATAGCGACAAATTCCTTATTGACGGCTTTCCCCGGAATGAAGAGAATGTTAAAACATTTGAGAATCTT ACAAAAATGGATCCTGAGTTTGTCCTTTATCTAGATTGTCCACAAGATGAAATGGAGAGGCGCTTGCTAACAAGAAATGAG GGAAGAGAAGACGATAACATTGAGACAATAAGGAAGCGATTTAAAGTTTTCATGGAGTCAACTCTCCCTGCAGTTCAATATTATGAATCAAAGGGAAAAGTTAAGAAG GTTGATGCTGGAAAACCTGTTGATGAGGTTTTTGAGTCCATCAAAGTCATTTTCTCTCAAAGAAAAGATGATAAGGTGCGACCAAACAGACACAACCACACATGCTTGATACTTTAA